In Streptomyces sp. NBC_00433, a single genomic region encodes these proteins:
- a CDS encoding alpha-galactosidase gives MTTVRPQDPAGPWLLRTEHTVYAVRLAGEGRWAELAAWGPHGAETGPSPLDWSERTHFVTPADAAPAEYIPYGLRPFTGADLTVRRPGGERGLWWTFTGAEYDEGSALRLEFTDRPTGLRTTLRYATVPGTDVLLRWTELHNAGTEPLHLERLDSAGVNVPVQGGARLTYLAGQWSQEFGRHQLDLARGRFEMASTQGAPGHAYAPWLAVQDAAEADGPAYGVALEWSGNWHITADAEPGGAVRIRAGRVPHEGAVVLRPGGSLDTPRLACAFSPEGLDGLSRVWHRYEKRLAGERLHRTRKVLYNSWEATGFGVEADAQLELAAIAAELGVELFVVDDGWFTGRHDEKGGLGDWRPDPAAFPAGFDDFIAKIRATGLDFGLWVEPEAVSPASRLYAEHPDWVYRIEGRPATLVREQLLLDLGRHDVQEFVIGTLDRLLTGHDISYLKWDMNRPPTERGRPGAGPAGELDLDAAHVAGYLRVLDHLRDRHPQVTVEGCAGGGGRVEHATLARTDVVWPSDNTAPLDRLAIQYGYLHAHAPHTMSSWVTDAPGVFDPRPRSLAFRFVLAAAGVLGIGADLRHWTAEQRAEAAGWVSRYKQERDVIHHGEARLLGTPADACCAVQYDAPGGDRTVVAAWSTGRLDGAPLVPGRAVRLRLRGLDPGARYRDTATGTEYSGAHLLHYGLPLAWTADHDAELVTLVRQ, from the coding sequence GTGACCACCGTACGACCGCAGGACCCGGCCGGTCCCTGGCTGCTGCGTACCGAGCACACCGTGTACGCGGTGCGCCTGGCCGGCGAGGGCCGCTGGGCGGAACTCGCCGCGTGGGGACCGCACGGGGCCGAGACCGGTCCCTCCCCGCTGGACTGGTCCGAGCGCACGCACTTCGTCACGCCCGCCGACGCCGCTCCCGCCGAGTACATCCCCTACGGGCTGCGGCCGTTCACCGGGGCCGACCTCACCGTCCGCCGCCCCGGCGGCGAACGCGGCCTGTGGTGGACCTTCACCGGCGCGGAGTACGACGAAGGCAGCGCCCTGCGGCTGGAGTTCACCGACCGACCGACCGGGCTGCGCACCACGCTCCGCTACGCGACGGTGCCCGGCACCGACGTGCTGCTGCGCTGGACCGAGCTGCACAACGCGGGCACCGAGCCGCTGCACCTGGAGCGCCTCGACTCGGCCGGCGTCAACGTGCCCGTCCAGGGCGGCGCCCGGCTCACCTATCTCGCCGGACAGTGGTCGCAGGAATTCGGCCGCCATCAACTCGACCTGGCACGCGGCCGGTTCGAGATGGCCTCCACCCAGGGTGCGCCGGGCCACGCCTACGCCCCCTGGCTCGCCGTGCAGGACGCCGCCGAGGCCGACGGACCCGCCTACGGCGTCGCGCTGGAGTGGTCCGGCAACTGGCACATCACCGCGGACGCCGAACCCGGCGGCGCGGTCCGGATCAGGGCCGGCCGCGTCCCCCACGAGGGAGCGGTCGTGCTGCGGCCCGGCGGCAGCCTCGACACCCCGCGGCTGGCCTGCGCGTTCAGCCCCGAAGGACTCGACGGGCTGTCCCGCGTCTGGCACCGCTACGAAAAGCGGCTGGCCGGCGAGCGGCTGCACCGCACCCGCAAGGTCCTCTACAACTCCTGGGAGGCCACCGGCTTCGGCGTCGAGGCCGACGCGCAGCTCGAACTCGCGGCGATCGCCGCCGAACTGGGCGTCGAACTCTTCGTCGTGGACGACGGCTGGTTCACCGGCCGCCACGACGAGAAGGGCGGCCTCGGCGACTGGCGGCCCGATCCCGCCGCCTTCCCGGCCGGCTTCGACGACTTCATCGCGAAGATCCGGGCCACCGGGCTGGACTTCGGCCTGTGGGTCGAGCCCGAGGCGGTCAGCCCGGCTTCCCGCCTGTACGCCGAACACCCGGACTGGGTCTACCGGATCGAGGGCCGCCCGGCGACCCTGGTCCGCGAGCAGCTGCTGCTCGACCTCGGCCGCCACGACGTCCAGGAGTTCGTCATCGGCACCCTGGACCGGCTGCTCACCGGCCACGACATCAGCTACCTCAAGTGGGACATGAACCGCCCGCCCACCGAGCGCGGCCGCCCCGGCGCCGGCCCCGCGGGAGAGCTGGACCTCGACGCCGCCCACGTGGCCGGCTACCTGAGAGTCCTCGACCACCTCCGGGACCGGCACCCCCAGGTCACCGTCGAGGGCTGCGCGGGCGGCGGCGGGCGGGTCGAACACGCCACCCTGGCCCGTACCGACGTCGTGTGGCCCAGCGACAACACCGCCCCGCTGGACCGGCTCGCGATCCAGTACGGCTATCTGCACGCCCACGCCCCGCACACCATGAGCAGCTGGGTCACCGACGCCCCCGGTGTCTTCGACCCGCGGCCCCGCTCGCTCGCCTTCCGCTTCGTGCTCGCCGCGGCCGGCGTCCTCGGCATCGGCGCGGACCTGCGGCACTGGACCGCCGAGCAGCGCGCCGAGGCCGCCGGCTGGGTCTCCCGGTACAAGCAGGAGCGCGACGTGATCCACCACGGCGAGGCCCGCCTGCTGGGCACGCCCGCCGACGCGTGCTGCGCGGTGCAGTACGACGCCCCCGGCGGCGACCGCACCGTCGTCGCCGCCTGGAGCACCGGCCGCCTCGACGGCGCGCCTCTCGTCCCGGGCCGTGCCGTACGGCTGCGGCTGCGCGGCCTCGACCCCGGTGCCCGCTACCGGGACACTGCGACCGGCACCGAATACAGCGGCGCGCACCTGCTCCACTACGGCCTGCCGCTGGCCTGGACCGCCGACCACGACGCCGAACTGGTCACCCTGGTACGGCAGTGA
- a CDS encoding NAD-dependent epimerase/dehydratase family protein, which translates to MRVLVTGGAGFIGSHVVEVLRESGAVVRVLDALLPGVHPAGAPVRLPAGVEFLHGDVRDPVAVAEALDGVDAVCHQAAMVGLGLDLDDAPAYAGCNDLGTAVLLAAMGQAGVGRLVLASSMVVYGEGRYTCAVHGAVAAGPRDPAALDSGRFEPPCPDCGAPLSPGVVAEDAGTDPRNVYAATKLAQEHLAASWARITGGRAAALRYHNVYGPRMPRDTPYAGVASLFLSALARGQAPRVFEDGGQRRDFVHVRDVAAANAAALEWTARAPSSRLRAFNIASGTAHTIGELAEALALAHRGPRPTVTGQYRLGDVRHITASADRARAELGWRPAVGFDAGIAEFAGAAPLRRPDGTAPRPRSGTARGSSTLPAGSRPSPDPLLPWRHHA; encoded by the coding sequence ATGCGGGTACTTGTCACTGGCGGCGCCGGTTTCATCGGATCCCATGTCGTGGAGGTCCTGCGGGAGTCCGGCGCCGTGGTGCGGGTGTTGGACGCGTTGCTGCCCGGGGTCCACCCGGCCGGGGCGCCCGTGCGGCTGCCTGCCGGGGTCGAGTTCCTGCACGGGGACGTGCGGGATCCGGTCGCCGTGGCCGAGGCTCTGGACGGCGTGGACGCGGTGTGCCATCAGGCCGCCATGGTGGGGCTCGGCCTGGATCTCGACGACGCCCCGGCCTACGCGGGGTGCAACGACCTGGGTACGGCGGTCCTGCTGGCGGCCATGGGGCAAGCCGGTGTCGGCAGGCTGGTGTTGGCGAGTTCCATGGTCGTCTACGGCGAGGGCCGCTACACGTGTGCGGTGCACGGGGCGGTCGCGGCCGGGCCGCGCGACCCGGCCGCGCTGGACTCCGGCCGGTTCGAGCCGCCGTGCCCGGACTGCGGTGCACCGCTGTCGCCCGGAGTGGTGGCCGAGGACGCCGGGACGGACCCCCGGAACGTCTACGCGGCGACCAAGCTGGCGCAGGAGCACCTGGCCGCCTCGTGGGCGCGGATCACCGGGGGGCGGGCGGCGGCGCTGCGCTACCACAACGTCTACGGCCCGCGGATGCCCCGGGACACGCCGTACGCCGGTGTCGCGTCGCTCTTCCTGTCGGCCCTGGCCCGCGGCCAGGCGCCGCGGGTCTTCGAGGACGGCGGGCAGCGCCGCGACTTCGTCCACGTGAGGGACGTGGCGGCCGCCAACGCGGCGGCGCTGGAATGGACCGCGCGGGCGCCCTCGTCGCGGCTGCGCGCCTTCAACATCGCCAGTGGCACCGCGCACACCATCGGTGAGCTGGCCGAAGCCCTCGCCCTCGCGCACCGCGGTCCGCGTCCCACCGTCACCGGTCAGTACCGGCTGGGGGACGTACGCCACATCACCGCCTCCGCCGACCGCGCCCGAGCCGAGCTGGGCTGGCGGCCGGCCGTGGGGTTCGACGCCGGGATAGCGGAATTCGCCGGCGCCGCGCCGCTTCGCCGGCCCGACGGCACAGCTCCACGTCCACGGTCGGGCACCGCACGCGGGAGCAGCACGCTCCCCGCGGGCTCCCGGCCCAGCCCCGACCCTCTACTCCCCTGGCGGCACCATGCCTGA
- a CDS encoding FCD domain-containing protein, giving the protein MTPYARRGVHGQTVEVLARRVLSGEIPEGATLDLVALQGELDVSLTALRESLKVLAAKGMVDARQKRGTFVRARADWNLLDADVLRWQFAGGTAAGADLSLLRNLGEVRGIVEPAAIRLAAVRRTDDDLAALDAALAAMAHQDGGAAHAVEADLAFHRALLAATHNELLERMEMVIESGLARRDEIVHSSPHGTDPVPSHRAVLDAVRDRDPDAAEAAMRALLDQAVRDLDLVHGADSGAEDAR; this is encoded by the coding sequence ATGACGCCATACGCGCGCCGCGGAGTGCACGGCCAGACCGTAGAGGTGCTCGCGCGCCGGGTGCTCAGCGGTGAGATCCCGGAGGGCGCGACACTCGATCTCGTGGCGTTGCAGGGCGAGTTGGACGTCAGTCTGACCGCCCTGCGCGAGTCCCTGAAGGTCCTCGCGGCCAAGGGCATGGTCGACGCGCGGCAGAAGCGCGGCACCTTCGTCCGCGCCCGCGCCGACTGGAACCTGCTCGACGCGGACGTGCTGCGCTGGCAGTTCGCCGGCGGCACCGCGGCCGGCGCCGACCTGTCGCTGCTGCGCAACCTCGGCGAGGTCCGCGGCATCGTCGAGCCTGCCGCGATCCGGCTCGCCGCCGTACGCCGCACCGACGACGACCTGGCCGCCCTCGACGCGGCACTCGCCGCGATGGCCCACCAGGACGGCGGTGCGGCCCACGCCGTCGAGGCCGACCTGGCCTTCCACCGCGCCCTGCTCGCCGCCACCCACAACGAACTGCTCGAACGCATGGAGATGGTCATCGAATCCGGACTCGCCCGCCGCGACGAGATCGTCCACAGCTCACCGCACGGCACGGACCCGGTGCCCAGCCACCGCGCCGTCCTCGACGCGGTGCGCGACCGGGACCCGGACGCCGCGGAGGCCGCCATGAGAGCCCTGCTGGACCAGGCGGTACGCGACCTGGACCTGGTGCACGGCGCCGACTCCGGGGCGGAGGACGCCCGGTGA
- a CDS encoding SDR family oxidoreductase yields MNVTAARFAGQVAVVTGAAAGIGAATARRLAAEGARVVLADIAADAGQDVAADIRERGGAAQFVPADVSSPEDWDRLVTAAHAFGPVDVLVSNAFTVDVSPAHETSLASWERQLAVNLTGGFLGVRALLPDLRERRGAVVLISSVHAHKGIPGHPAYAAAKGALLSLSGQLAVEYGPEVRVNAVLPGPILTAAWDRVSQRDRDRSVAETAAGRFGSPEEAAAAIAFLASPEASYITGSSLLVDGGWSVVKGSA; encoded by the coding sequence ATGAATGTCACCGCAGCCCGATTCGCCGGACAGGTGGCCGTCGTCACCGGCGCGGCCGCCGGTATCGGCGCCGCCACCGCCCGCCGCCTCGCGGCCGAGGGCGCCAGGGTGGTCCTCGCGGACATCGCCGCGGACGCGGGACAGGACGTCGCCGCCGACATCCGCGAGCGGGGCGGCGCCGCGCAGTTCGTGCCGGCGGACGTCTCCTCGCCGGAGGACTGGGACCGCCTCGTCACCGCCGCCCACGCCTTCGGACCGGTGGACGTCCTGGTCAGCAACGCCTTCACCGTCGACGTCTCCCCCGCCCACGAGACGAGCCTCGCTTCCTGGGAGCGGCAGCTGGCGGTCAACCTCACCGGCGGCTTCCTCGGCGTCAGAGCGCTGCTGCCCGACCTGCGGGAGCGCCGCGGCGCCGTCGTGCTGATCTCCTCCGTGCACGCGCACAAGGGCATCCCCGGCCACCCCGCCTACGCCGCCGCCAAGGGCGCGCTGCTGTCGCTGTCCGGCCAGCTCGCCGTGGAGTACGGCCCCGAGGTACGCGTCAACGCCGTGCTCCCCGGCCCCATCCTCACCGCCGCCTGGGACCGCGTGTCGCAGCGGGACCGGGACAGGAGCGTCGCCGAGACAGCCGCAGGCCGTTTCGGCTCGCCCGAGGAGGCGGCCGCCGCGATCGCCTTCCTTGCCTCGCCCGAAGCGTCGTACATCACCGGATCGAGCTTGCTGGTGGACGGTGGCTGGAGCGTCGTCAAGGGCTCCGCCTGA
- a CDS encoding glycosyltransferase family 2 protein, with product MPDDPTPLTSGSEPAVSVDVVLPCLDEAGALAWVLDRIPAGYRALVVDNGSTDGSADLARDLGATVVEEPTRGFGAACHAGLRAATADVVCFCDCDTTLDPRQLPRVVAPVVAGTADLVMGRRRPVGWRVWPAPARLANRELLRRVRGRTGLALRDLGPMRAASRSALIALQVRDRRSGYPLETLLRAAEAGWRVGETDVDYLPRTGRSKVTGTLRGSLGAVRDMRALLNACDATDAAVRR from the coding sequence ATGCCTGATGACCCCACCCCGTTGACCAGCGGGTCCGAGCCCGCCGTGTCGGTCGACGTCGTCCTGCCGTGCCTGGACGAGGCCGGAGCCCTCGCGTGGGTGCTGGACCGCATCCCGGCCGGATACCGCGCCCTGGTGGTCGACAACGGGTCCACCGACGGGTCGGCGGACCTGGCGCGCGACCTGGGCGCGACGGTGGTCGAGGAGCCGACGCGCGGGTTCGGTGCCGCCTGCCATGCCGGGCTGCGCGCGGCGACCGCCGACGTCGTGTGCTTCTGCGACTGCGACACCACGCTGGACCCCCGGCAACTGCCGCGCGTGGTCGCTCCGGTCGTGGCAGGGACGGCCGACCTGGTCATGGGGCGTCGCAGGCCGGTCGGATGGCGGGTGTGGCCGGCGCCCGCGCGCCTGGCCAACCGGGAGCTGCTCCGCCGGGTGCGCGGCCGCACCGGCCTCGCCCTGCGCGATCTCGGGCCCATGCGTGCGGCGTCCCGGAGTGCCCTGATCGCCCTTCAGGTGCGCGACCGGCGGTCCGGATACCCGCTGGAGACGCTCCTGCGGGCCGCCGAGGCCGGGTGGCGTGTGGGGGAGACGGACGTCGACTACCTGCCCAGGACGGGGCGTTCCAAGGTCACCGGCACCCTGCGCGGGAGCCTCGGCGCGGTCCGCGACATGCGGGCACTGCTGAACGCCTGCGACGCCACCGATGCGGCGGTGAGGCGTTGA
- a CDS encoding DUF2064 domain-containing protein, translated as MTSRPTTVLVIAKAPVPGRVKTRLSPPYSPRQAAWLAEAALADTLAAVAAAPADRRVLVLDGEAGDWLPSGFDVRPQVRGSLDVRIAAAFADCTGPALLVGMDTPQLTPALLAPALAGGTRPEVDAWFGPATDGGFWALGLAAPDPALVLGVPMSDPRTGEVQRRRLTDAGLRVRDLAALTDVDTAEDAAVVAAQAPGTRFAARLAALLPAQRAGLAHGERAEAPLAQGGVG; from the coding sequence TTGACGTCGCGCCCGACCACCGTCCTGGTCATCGCGAAGGCCCCCGTTCCCGGGCGGGTGAAGACCCGGCTGTCGCCGCCGTACAGCCCCCGGCAGGCGGCCTGGCTGGCGGAGGCCGCGCTGGCCGACACCCTTGCCGCGGTGGCCGCCGCTCCCGCGGATCGCCGGGTCCTGGTCCTCGACGGCGAGGCGGGCGACTGGCTGCCGTCCGGCTTCGACGTGCGTCCGCAGGTACGGGGATCTCTCGACGTCCGCATCGCCGCCGCCTTCGCCGACTGCACGGGACCCGCGCTGCTGGTCGGCATGGACACCCCCCAGCTCACGCCTGCGCTGCTGGCACCGGCCCTGGCCGGCGGTACGCGGCCGGAGGTCGACGCGTGGTTCGGGCCGGCGACGGACGGCGGCTTCTGGGCGCTCGGGCTGGCCGCACCCGACCCCGCGCTGGTGCTGGGCGTGCCCATGTCCGACCCCCGCACCGGAGAGGTCCAGCGGCGCCGGCTGACGGACGCCGGCCTGCGCGTACGGGACCTGGCCGCGCTGACCGACGTGGACACCGCCGAGGACGCCGCGGTGGTGGCCGCGCAGGCCCCTGGCACTCGTTTCGCCGCCCGGCTCGCCGCGCTCCTGCCCGCCCAGCGCGCCGGGCTCGCGCATGGCGAACGCGCCGAAGCGCCCCTGGCGCAGGGAGGCGTCGGATGA
- a CDS encoding sigma-70 family RNA polymerase sigma factor gives MERLFRQSFRRVMAYCLRRTSESAAHDVVAEVYAVAWRRRRQLPSDEEEAVLWLLGTARRVLANQARTQSRWARLLLRAAERTDPPEPPRTESHHLQDGADLLAAALARSSAADRELLRLAYWDDLSRQDIAAVLGISVGAVDTRLHRARARLRARLQAASQHSDRTEEKNHAER, from the coding sequence ATGGAACGACTGTTCCGGCAGTCCTTCCGCCGGGTGATGGCGTACTGCCTGCGCCGGACCAGCGAGTCGGCAGCGCATGACGTGGTGGCCGAGGTGTACGCGGTGGCCTGGCGGCGACGACGCCAACTGCCCTCGGACGAGGAGGAGGCGGTGTTGTGGCTGCTGGGCACCGCCCGCCGGGTGCTGGCCAACCAGGCCCGAACCCAGAGCCGTTGGGCCCGGCTGCTGCTGCGAGCCGCTGAGCGGACTGATCCCCCCGAGCCACCGCGCACCGAGAGCCACCACTTGCAGGACGGCGCCGACCTCCTCGCGGCGGCCCTTGCGCGGTCGTCAGCCGCTGATCGGGAACTGCTGCGCCTGGCCTACTGGGACGACCTGTCCCGCCAGGACATCGCCGCGGTGCTCGGCATCTCCGTCGGCGCCGTCGACACCCGCCTGCACCGGGCCAGAGCACGCCTGCGCGCGCGTCTTCAGGCAGCGAGCCAACACAGCGATCGGACAGAGGAAAAGAACCATGCTGAGCGATGA
- a CDS encoding sugar kinase, translating to MAALVPEPVGPLVAAAGLRVAAAGAESNVAMYLADHGTAVRWVSALGDDPFGQRVLAEVAAPGVDTTGVRVDPTRPTGLLVKDPGKAGTRVHYYRRGSAASALGPGLLGSAAVRDAALLHLTGITAALSPSCLALVEEALRGPLPVSFDVNHRPALWTDGSAPDLLGALADRADLVFVGLDEAQALWGDRIGTPDDVRSLLPGPRLLVVKDGAHAATAFDGAVAHTVTALRTEVVEPVGAGDAFAAGFLAGLRRRETLPRALRLAHLTAGAALRVPGDHGVLPPADRIASLLAASAEEWRQLGPAGRLDAGCA from the coding sequence ATGGCCGCGCTCGTCCCCGAGCCCGTGGGCCCGCTCGTGGCGGCGGCGGGACTGCGGGTCGCCGCGGCCGGCGCGGAGTCGAACGTGGCGATGTACCTCGCCGACCACGGCACAGCCGTGCGCTGGGTGTCGGCACTCGGTGACGACCCCTTCGGGCAGCGGGTGCTGGCCGAAGTGGCAGCGCCCGGGGTCGACACGACCGGCGTGCGCGTCGACCCGACCCGGCCGACCGGACTGCTGGTCAAGGACCCCGGGAAAGCCGGGACCCGCGTCCACTACTACCGCAGGGGCTCGGCCGCCTCGGCGCTCGGGCCAGGCCTGCTGGGCAGCGCCGCCGTACGGGACGCGGCGCTGCTGCACCTGACCGGCATCACCGCCGCCCTGTCACCGTCCTGCCTGGCACTGGTCGAGGAGGCCCTGCGCGGTCCCCTTCCGGTCAGCTTCGACGTCAACCACCGTCCCGCGCTGTGGACGGACGGCTCCGCCCCCGACCTGCTGGGAGCCCTCGCCGACCGCGCCGACCTGGTCTTCGTCGGCCTCGACGAGGCCCAGGCGCTGTGGGGCGACCGGATCGGCACGCCGGACGACGTACGGAGCCTCCTGCCCGGCCCGCGCCTGCTCGTGGTCAAGGACGGCGCGCACGCGGCGACCGCCTTCGACGGAGCCGTCGCGCACACGGTGACAGCCCTGCGGACCGAGGTGGTCGAACCCGTCGGCGCGGGCGACGCCTTCGCCGCCGGCTTCCTGGCCGGACTGCGCCGGCGCGAGACGCTCCCGCGAGCCCTGCGGCTGGCCCACCTCACCGCGGGCGCCGCCCTGCGGGTGCCCGGCGACCACGGCGTGCTGCCGCCGGCGGACCGGATCGCCTCACTGCTGGCCGCCTCGGCGGAGGAGTGGCGCCAACTCGGCCCGGCAGGGCGGCTGGACGCCGGGTGCGCCTGA
- the dgoD gene encoding galactonate dehydratase yields MKIVRVETFLVAPRWLFCRVETDEGLVGWGEPVVEGRAEVVRAAVDVLAEQLIGRDPLRIQDHWQVLTKGGFYRGGPVLSSAVAGLDHALWDIAGKAYGAPVHALLGGAVRDTVRVYAWVGGDEPARLTDEINAQIDAGFTAVKMNAAGRTDPLTTPAGTAAVVERVAAAREVLGPHRDVAVDFHGRFTPAGARRVLHEIAPLHPLFVEEPLLPEHGHLTASLAASTPVPLATGERLYGRAEFLPVLSAGIAVAQPDLSHAGGITEVTRIAALAETFGAQLAPHCPLGPISLAASLQVAFCTPNFLIQEQSLGIHYNKDADLLSYLVDTEPFRFTDGHARRTTLPGLGVTVDENAVRAADRTGHAWRNPVWRHADGSFAEW; encoded by the coding sequence GTGAAGATCGTTCGTGTCGAGACCTTCCTCGTGGCACCCCGCTGGCTGTTCTGCCGGGTCGAGACCGACGAGGGACTGGTCGGCTGGGGCGAGCCCGTGGTCGAGGGCCGCGCCGAGGTGGTGCGCGCCGCCGTCGACGTCCTCGCCGAACAGCTCATCGGCCGGGACCCGTTGCGCATCCAGGACCACTGGCAGGTGCTCACCAAGGGTGGCTTCTACCGCGGCGGCCCGGTGCTCTCCAGCGCCGTCGCCGGGCTCGACCACGCGCTGTGGGACATCGCGGGCAAGGCCTACGGCGCCCCCGTGCACGCGCTGCTCGGCGGCGCGGTCCGGGACACGGTCCGTGTCTACGCCTGGGTCGGGGGCGACGAACCGGCCCGGCTCACCGACGAGATCAACGCCCAGATCGACGCCGGCTTCACCGCGGTCAAGATGAACGCAGCGGGCCGCACCGACCCCCTCACCACCCCGGCGGGCACCGCCGCCGTCGTGGAGCGGGTGGCCGCCGCCCGCGAGGTGCTCGGCCCGCACCGCGATGTCGCCGTCGACTTCCACGGCCGCTTCACCCCGGCCGGCGCCCGGCGGGTCCTGCACGAGATCGCCCCGCTGCACCCGCTGTTCGTCGAGGAGCCGCTGCTGCCGGAACACGGCCACCTCACGGCGTCGCTGGCCGCGTCCACGCCCGTTCCGCTCGCCACCGGCGAACGGCTCTACGGCCGGGCCGAGTTCCTGCCCGTCCTCAGCGCCGGCATAGCCGTCGCCCAGCCCGACCTCTCGCACGCCGGCGGCATCACCGAGGTGACGCGGATCGCCGCGCTCGCCGAGACCTTCGGCGCGCAACTGGCGCCGCACTGCCCGCTCGGCCCCATCTCGCTCGCCGCCAGCCTCCAAGTCGCCTTCTGCACACCGAACTTCCTCATCCAGGAGCAGAGCCTCGGCATCCACTACAACAAGGACGCCGACTTGCTGTCCTACCTCGTCGACACCGAGCCCTTCCGCTTCACCGACGGCCACGCCCGGCGCACCACCCTGCCGGGACTCGGCGTCACCGTCGACGAGAACGCGGTCCGAGCCGCCGACCGCACCGGGCACGCCTGGCGCAACCCCGTATGGCGCCACGCCGACGGGTCGTTCGCCGAATGGTGA
- a CDS encoding PQQ-like beta-propeller repeat protein has product MAPPKDSGLLGTSESSELRIIDAITGTTLNTVRPNPGPGETVVRGIMDTPSLADVGGSTLVLVMFVLDVPGHGTTRGKRIIELTAVDTLTNRTAWTLRFADLPDWGKSGNPPRAVSLIGVQDGIAVVVAEDGYGTPTTYAVDLVARRPLWHRGNDFHPFMTGTGVVVGTDEGIEPAVSALSLANGTRAWIKYRNEYDPAVAYFAPDRLSVSDSGLSGGEGFFHILNATTGVVLKKLPAGWGSCRYDDRSATICTSIDNDDYLISFDAKTANDLWWLSTTKGSRIPPTVTAVWHGAVYGRTANGPVIVDARTGHDRSTALTIVPDMVDAYVGIVNDKDTGEGMAYPSIG; this is encoded by the coding sequence GTGGCTCCGCCGAAGGACTCGGGTCTGCTGGGCACGTCGGAATCGAGTGAGCTGCGGATCATCGACGCCATAACCGGTACGACCCTGAACACCGTCCGCCCGAATCCGGGCCCGGGTGAAACGGTGGTGAGGGGCATCATGGACACACCGTCGCTCGCCGACGTGGGGGGCAGCACACTCGTGCTGGTCATGTTCGTACTGGACGTCCCCGGACACGGGACGACCCGGGGTAAGAGGATCATCGAGCTGACCGCGGTGGACACCCTGACCAACAGGACCGCGTGGACCCTGCGGTTCGCCGACCTGCCCGACTGGGGCAAATCCGGAAACCCGCCCCGCGCGGTCAGCCTGATCGGCGTCCAGGACGGCATCGCGGTCGTTGTCGCCGAGGACGGGTACGGCACCCCCACCACGTACGCCGTCGACCTGGTTGCCCGCCGGCCGTTGTGGCATCGGGGCAATGATTTCCATCCGTTCATGACCGGCACGGGTGTGGTCGTGGGCACCGACGAGGGCATCGAACCGGCCGTGTCCGCCCTGTCCCTCGCGAACGGGACGAGAGCCTGGATCAAATACAGGAACGAGTACGACCCAGCCGTGGCGTACTTCGCCCCGGACCGCCTGTCGGTCTCCGACAGCGGCTTGTCCGGCGGCGAGGGGTTCTTCCACATCCTGAACGCCACCACCGGCGTGGTACTGAAGAAGCTGCCGGCCGGATGGGGCTCGTGCCGCTACGACGACCGCAGCGCCACGATATGCACGTCGATCGACAACGACGACTATCTGATCTCCTTCGACGCGAAGACCGCCAACGATCTCTGGTGGCTGTCCACCACCAAGGGCTCGCGCATACCCCCCACCGTGACGGCGGTCTGGCACGGGGCCGTCTACGGGCGGACCGCCAACGGACCCGTCATCGTCGACGCCCGCACCGGCCACGACAGATCGACCGCGCTCACCATCGTTCCCGACATGGTCGACGCCTACGTCGGCATCGTGAACGACAAGGACACCGGTGAGGGCATGGCCTACCCGTCGATCGGCTGA
- the eda gene encoding bifunctional 4-hydroxy-2-oxoglutarate aldolase/2-dehydro-3-deoxy-phosphogluconate aldolase: protein MDLLTALRTHRLVAIVRGTDPEAAHRAVMALTEEGVALVEISLSGKGALDVIARSRAALGPAAPLGAGTVLTADDARAAQAAGADFAVTPGLGEGVTTARELGMPVLAGVMTPTDIVTARRMGAEALKIFPAEQAGGPGYLRALRGPFPDLAFVPVGGVDAPAARSYLAAGATAVGVGSPLLGDAADGGSLDALRVRARAFLAAVAVRDAGRGRGDR from the coding sequence GTGGACCTACTGACCGCGCTGCGCACCCACCGGCTCGTCGCGATCGTCCGCGGCACCGACCCCGAAGCCGCCCACCGGGCGGTGATGGCCCTGACGGAGGAGGGCGTGGCCCTGGTGGAGATATCGCTCAGCGGCAAGGGGGCGCTCGACGTCATCGCCCGGAGCCGCGCCGCCCTCGGGCCCGCCGCTCCGCTCGGTGCGGGCACGGTGCTCACCGCCGACGACGCCCGCGCCGCCCAGGCCGCCGGAGCCGACTTCGCGGTCACCCCCGGGCTCGGCGAAGGGGTCACCACCGCCCGCGAGTTGGGCATGCCGGTACTCGCCGGGGTGATGACGCCCACCGACATCGTGACCGCCCGCCGGATGGGTGCCGAAGCGCTGAAGATATTCCCCGCGGAGCAGGCCGGCGGCCCCGGCTACCTCCGCGCCCTGCGCGGTCCTTTCCCCGACCTCGCCTTCGTCCCGGTCGGCGGTGTGGACGCCCCCGCCGCCCGGTCCTACCTCGCCGCCGGTGCCACCGCCGTCGGCGTCGGATCCCCCCTGCTCGGGGACGCGGCCGACGGCGGCAGCCTGGACGCGCTACGGGTCAGGGCCCGCGCGTTCCTGGCGGCGGTAGCGGTACGGGACGCCGGCCGGGGACGGGGGGACCGGTGA